One genomic window of Ornithodoros turicata isolate Travis unplaced genomic scaffold, ASM3712646v1 Chromosome23, whole genome shotgun sequence includes the following:
- the LOC135373270 gene encoding uncharacterized protein LOC135373270, with product MELRLKGALSPLPVQNARFVSPFFLVPKKDSSLRPILNLRELNKSMIHEHFKMEGWDTVKGLLLQGDFLARIDLKDAYLSIPIAESDRPWLCFLSQGSCYQWNVLPFGLCTAPRVFTKLMKPVVAYLRAQGIRLVIYLDDILLMDQSARCLLCSVQLVLNLLRSLGFVVNQEKSHLSPTQKLRFLGFEISTAPLAVALPLEKGMAISRELNILLKPRISARQLAKVIGLLNATSLAVLEAPLYLRSLQFLLLQTLKRGSYESMTTLSSEARRDLSWWSKVLLTCPSRRWCEIPVVQVIQTDSSLQGWGASSNGQVVGHQWTAEQTQLHINELELLAAFLGLKALAKDGCRSNQSYGEHSFYASQSDRPPAVVLVPGQGSHSASAAHSRGFECGGGPGVPIPVRQQQLEATSVCLPTDQPALGTNQDGSVRRSVQLPGTPILQLETGPGGHGRGCFQPTLGKSRSLCLPSIQHGESLPSEDVRVKVLPHTGSPNLAVPALVPVPSALRLPGTSGSTSHPRPAAECKRHDPPTFRSGSTSSGLESNQQSGSHSGLSGAASELIAASWRRGTRLVYDSCWRKWDGWCNERAVNPFSPPLTQVLNFLAHLHSDEHLAYRTINCYRSALSQTIGTCEGYPLGEHPAVSRLLRGVFNLNPPRPRYSTTWPVETVTTYIASLGPNNCLPLRLLTYKLAMLLALSTAGRSADLRLLSLKSVKRQLAGWELTLDGLRKSTRASSDWPSVFVPALPQEPLLCPVLCLESYIERTLPLRGDCSQILLTTQKPFRPASRDTVANWLRRMLGSAGIDTSVFKAHSTRGAATSKAQKEGVSIPEILKVADWSSDTTFNRFYRRNLCSSTSFGVQVLSRVCTRL from the exons ATGGAATTACGCCTCAAAGGGGCTCTATCCCCCTTACCCGTACAAAACGCTCGCTTTGTGTCCCCCTTCTTTCTAGTTCCCAAGAAGGACTCGAGTTTGCGACCCATTTTGAACCTGAGAGAGCTGAACAAATCTATGATCCACGAACATTTCAAAATGGAGGGTTGGGACACTGTAAAGGGCCTGCTTCTTCAAGGGGATTTCCTAGCACGCATCGATCTGAAGGATGCATATTTGTCCATCCCGATAGCGGAGTCCGATCGTCCCTGGCTCTGCTTCCTTTCTCAGGGCAGTTGTTACCAGTGGAATGTTCTTCCCTTCGGCCTATGCACGGCACCAAGGGTGTTCACCAAGCTCATGAAACCGGTCGTGGCTTACCTAAGAGCCCAAGGGATCCGGTTAGTTATTTACCTAGACGACATTCTGCTCATGGATCAATCTGCACGATGCCTGTTGTGCTCCGTGCAGCTGGTACTCAACCTCCTCCGGTCCCTAGGCTTTGTCGTGAATCAGGAGAAGTCTCATTTATCCCCAACTCAGAAACTTCGTTTTCTGGGATTCGAGATCTCAACAGCTCCCTTGGCAGTCGCTCTTCCCCTAGAGAAGGGCATGGCCATATCCCGAGAACTCAATATCCTACTCAAGCCAAGGATATCTGCAAGGCAGTTAGCAAAAGTGATTGGTCTTCTGAACGCAACATCCCTCGCGGTGCTCGAAGCCCCACTTTATCTCAGGTCACTGCAATTCCTACTTCTTCAAACTTTGAAGCGGGGTTCCTACGAGAGCATGACTACACTCTCCTCGGAAGCCAGAAGGGACCTCTCGTGGTGGAGCAAGGTGCTCCTCACCTGCCCCAGTCGACGTTGGTGCGAAATCCCAGTTGTACAGGTGATTCAGACAGACAGTTCCCTACAGGGCTGGGGGGCCAGCTCGAACGGACAAGTAGTGGGCCATCAGTGGACCGCAGAGCAGACTCAGCTTCACATAAACGAGCTAGAACTGCTGGCAGCCTTTTTAGGGCTCAAAGCTCTAGCAAAA GACGGCTGTCGCAGCAATCAATCGTATGGGGAGCACTCGTTCTATGCGTCTCAATCGGACCGCCCTCCAGCTGTGGTCTTGGTGCCTGGACAAGGGTCTCACAGTGCAAGCGCAGCACATTCCCGGGGTTTTGAATGTGGTGGCGGACCAGGCGTCCCGATTCCGGTTCGACAGCAGCAGCTGGAAGCTACATCAGTCTGTCTTCCAACGGATCAACCGGCTTTGGGGACCAATCAGGATGGATCTGTTCGCCGATCTGTCCAATTACCAGGTACCCCAATACTTCAGTTGGAAACCGGACCCGGGGGCCACGGGCGTGGATGCTTTCAGCCAACATTGGGCAAGTCCAGGTCTCTATGCCTTCCCTCCATTCAGCATGGTGAATCGCTGCCTTCGGAAGATGTGCGAGTCAAAGTGCTCCCTCATACTGGTAGCCCCAATCTGGCCGTCCCAGCCTTGGTACCCGTCCCTTCTGCGCTTCGCTTGCCAGGAACCTCGGGTTCTACCAGCCATCCGAGACCTGCTGCGGAATGCAAGAGGCACGACCCACCCACTTTTAGATCAGGGTCTACGTCTAGCGGTCTGGAATCTAACCAGCAATCAGGCTCTCATTCAGGCCTTTCAGGAGCAGCTTCAGAGCTCATTGCAGCCTCATGGCGCAGGGGCACAAGGCTTGTGTATGACTCCTGCTGGCGAAAGTGGGATGGCTGGTGCAATGAACGGGCGGTCAATCCATTTTCTCCCCCTTTAACCCAAGTCCTCAATTTCCTCGCCCACCTCCATTCGGATGAACACCTCGCCTACAGAACAATTAATTGCTATCGCTCGGCTTTGTCTCAGACAATTGGAACTTGTGAGGGTTATCCACTGGGGGAGCATCCAGCAGTATCCAGGCTACTTCGAGGTGTCTTCAACCTCAACCCCCCTCGCCCCAGATACTCAACTACTTGGCCCGTAGAAACAGTGACCACATATATCGCTTCCCTCGGACCGAATAATTGCCTCCCCTTGCGTCTTCTCACCTACAAGCTGGCTATGCTTCTAGCCCTGTCCACCGCAGGCCGTTCAGCAGACCTACGTCTGCTGTCTCTGAAGAGTGTTAAACGTCAGTTAGCCGGCTGGGAACTGACGCTTGACGGTTTACGGAAGTCAACTAGAGCTTCAAGTGACTGGCCATCGGTCTTTGTTCCAGCTCTCCCACAGGAGCCACTTCTCTGTCCAGTGCTATGCCTTGAATCCTATATTGAGCGGACCCTCCCTCTCCGAGGGGATTGTTCACAGATCCTCTTGACAACTCAGAAGCCCTTCAGGCCAGCCTCTCGCGATACTGTAGCAAATTGGCTGCGGCGCATGTTAGGTTCAGCAGGCATTGACACTTCAGTGTTCAAAGCACACTCCACTAGAGGGGCCGCGACTTCCAAGGCACAGAAGGAGGGGGTCTCCATCCCGGAAATCCTTAAGGTTGCCGACTGGTCGTCAGACACTACGTTCAACCGTTTTTACAGACGTAACTTGTGCTCGAGTACATCTTTTGGGGTGCAAGTACTGTCGCGGGTGTGCACAAGGCTTTGA